The Henckelia pumila isolate YLH828 unplaced genomic scaffold, ASM3356847v2 CTG_461:::fragment_3, whole genome shotgun sequence genome window below encodes:
- the LOC140871646 gene encoding cellulose synthase A catalytic subunit 1 [UDP-forming]: protein MEANAGMVAGSHKRNELVRIRHDSDSGAKPLKNMNGQICQICGDTVGVSANGDVFVACNECGFPVCRACYEYERKDGNQSCPQCKTRYKRHKGSPRVDGDDDDEDEDDLENEFLYSQGKNKARSQWQGDDADLSASSRREAHQPIRLLTNGQPVSGEIPPSMLDTQSVRSTSGPLGPGDRVHSLPYVDPQQPVPVRIVDPSKDLNSYGLGNVDWKERVEGWKLKQDKNMGQMANRYSEGKGDIEGTGSNGEELQMADDARQPMSRIVPISSSHLTPYRVVIVLRLIILGFFLQYRCTHPVKDAYPLWLTSVICEVWFAFSWLLDQFPKWYPINRETFLERLAVRYDREGEPSQLAPIDIFVSTVDPMKEPPLITANTVLSILSVDYPVDKVSCYVSDDGASMLTFEALSETAEFARKWVPFCKKHNIEPRAPEFYFAQKIDYLKDKIQPSFVKERRAMKREYEEFKVRTNALVAKAQKMPEEGWTMQDGTSWPGNNTRDHPGMIQVFLGHSGGLDTDGNELPRLVYVSREKRPGFQHHKKAGAMNALIRVSAVLTNGAYLLNVDCDHYFNNSKALKEAMCFMMDPAYGKKTCYVQFPQRFDGIDLHDRYANRNIVFFDINLKGLDGLQGPVYVGTGCCFNRQALYGYDPVLTEEDLQPNIIVRSCCGSRKKGRRANKKYIDKNRAIKRTESTIPIFNVEDMEDGVEGYDDEKSLLMSQKSLEKRFGQSPVFIAATFMEQGGIPPSTNPATLLKEAIHVISCGYEDKTEWGKEIGWIYGSVTEDILTGFKMHARGWISIYCMPPRPAFKGSAPINLSDRLNQVLRWALGSIEILLSRHCPIWYGYTGKLQLLERLAYINTIVYPLTSIPLIAYCILPAICLLTNKFIIPEISNFASMWFILLFVSIFATGILEMRWGGVTVEDWWRNEQFWVIGGTSAHLFAVFQGLLKVLAGIDTNFTVTSKASDEDGDFSELYVFKWTSLLIPPTTVLIVNLVGIVAGVSYAINSGYQSWGPLFGKLFFAIWVIVHLYPFLKGLLGRQNRTPTIVIVWSILLASIFSLLWVRIDPFTSEATKKAAQGQCGINC from the exons GCAAAGCCCCTGAAGAATATGAACGGCCAGATATGCCAGATTTGTGGAGACACTGTTGGAGTGAGTGCCAATGGCGATGTATTTGTTGCTTGCAATGAATGCGGATTTCCTGTTTGCAGAGCTTGTTATGAATATGAACGAAAAGATGGAAACCAGTCGTGCCCCCAGTGCAAGACTAGGTACAAGAGACACAAAG GGAGTCCACGAGTTGACGGTGATGATGACGACGAGGATGAAGATGATTTGGAAAACGAATTTCTTTACTCTCAAGGAAAGAACAAGGCTAGATCTCAGTGGCAGGGAGATGATGCCGATTTATCTGCATCTTCCAGGCGTGAGGCTCATCAACCAATTCGTCTTCTTACCAATGGACAGCCA GTCTCCGGTGAGATTCCCCCGTCTATGCTTGACACTCAATCTGTAAGAAGTACATCTGGACCTTTGGGCCCTGGAGACCGTGTTCACTCCCTTCCTTATGTTGACCCCCAGCAACCAG TTCCTGTGAGGATTGTCGACCCTTCAAAAGACctgaattcttatggacttgggAATGTTGACTGGAAGGAGAGAGTGGAAGGTTGGAAACTAAAGCAGGACAAAAATATGGGGCAAATGGCCAACCGATACAGTGAAGGGAAAGGAGATATTGAAGGCACTGGGTCAAATGGAGAAGAACTACAAAT GGCTGATGATGCTCGCCAACCTATGAGCCGTATCGTGCCTATTTCTTCTTCTCATCTCACTCCTTATCGAGTCGTAATCGTACTTCGATTGATCATCTTGGGCTTTTTCTTGCAATACCGTTGTACTCATCCAGTGAAGGATGCTTATCCTTTGTGGTTGACATCAGTCATCTGTGAGGTTTGGTTTGCTTTTTCATGGCTTCTCGACCAGTTTCCAAAATGGTATCCCATTAACCGTGAGACGTTTCTTGAAAGACTTGCAGTGAG ATATGATAGAGAGGGTGAGCCCTCCCAGTTAGCACCTATTGATATATTTGTGAGTACAGTGGATCCCATGAAGGAGCCTCCACTCATTACTGCCAACACTGTGCTGTCCATCCTTTCTGTGGATTACCCTGTCGACAAAGTCTCTTGTTATGTTTCTGATGATGGTGCGTCTATGCTGACCTTTGAAGCACTCTCCGAAACTGCGGAATTTGCCAGAAAATGGGTACCTTTCTGCAAGAAGCACAACATTGAACCCAGGGCCCCTGAATTTTATTTTGCTCAGAAGATTGATTACCTGAAGGACAAGATCCAGCCTTCTTTTGTGAAAGAGCGAAGAGCAATGAAG AGGGAGTATGAAGAATTCAAGGTACGCACCAATGCTCTTGTTGCCAAGGCTCAAAAAATGCCTGAAGAAGGATGGACAATGCAAGATGGAACTTCTTGGCCTGGGAATAACACCCGGGATCATCCGGGAATGATCCAG GTCTTTCTGGGACATAGTGGGGGTCTTGATACTGATGGAAATGAGCTTCCTCGGTTGGTTTATGTTTCTCGTGAGAAGCGCCCAGGATTTCAACATCACAAGAAAGCTGGAGCTATGAATGCTTTG ATCCGCGTCTCTGCTGTCCTCACGAATGGAGCATATCTTTTGAATGTCGATTGTGATCACTACTTCAACAACAGTAAAGCTCTTAAAGAAGCCATGTGTTTTATGATGGATCCCGCTTATGGAAAGAAGACTTGCTATGTGCAGTTTCCTCAGCGTTTTGATGGCATCGATTTGCACGATAGATATGCTAACCGCAATATTGTCTTTTTTGAT ATCAACTTGAAAGGGTTAGATGGCCTTCAAGGCCCTGTTTATGTGGGAACTGGATGTTGCTTTAATCGGCAAGCTCTGTATGGATACGATCCAGTCCTTACAGAAGAAGACCTGCAACCAAACATTATTGTTAGAAGCTGTTGTGGCTCAAGGAAGAAGGGGAGGAGGGCCAATAAAAAGTACATTGATAAGAATCGAGCTATAAAAAGAACTGAATCCACCATTCCTATCTTTAATGTGGAAGACATGGAAGATGGTGTGGAAG GATATGATGATGAGAAGTCGCTTCTTATGTCTCAGAAGAGCTTGGAGAAACGATTTGGCCAATCTCCTGTCTTCATCGCTGCAACCTTTATGGAACAGGGCGGCATTCCGCCATCAACAAATCCTGCCACTCTTTTAAAAGAAGCAATTCATGTTATTAGCTGTGGTTATGAAGATAAAACAGAATGGGGCAAAGAG ATTGGGTGGATTTACGGTTCTGTCACAGAAGATATTTTGACTGGGTTCAAAATGCATGCTCGAGGATGGAtctcaatttattgtatgcctCCTCGTCCAGCATTCAAGGGGTCTGCTCCCATCAATCTGTCTGATCGTTTGAACCAGGTCCTTAGGTGGGCTCTCGGATCCATTGAAATTCTTCTGAGTAGGCATTGTCCCATATGGTATGGCTACACTGGGAAATTGCAGCTATTGGAGAGACTGGCTTATATTAACACCATTGTTTATCCGCTCACCTCTATTCCATTGATTGCCTATTGCATTCTTCCTGCTATTTGTCTTCTTACTAACAAATTTATCATTCCAGAG ATAAGCAATTTTGCCAGCATGTGGTTCATTCTTCTCTTCGTCTCCATTTTTGCTACTGGCATACTTGAAATGAGGTGGGGTGGTGTTACTGTTGAGGACTGGTGGAGGAACGAGCAATTTTGGGTCATTGGTGGAACATCAGCCCATCTCTTTGCTGTCTTTCAAGGTCTCTTAAAAGTCCTCGCAGGAATTGATACCAATTTCACCGTCACTTCAAAAGCATCTGATGAAGATGGAGACTTTTCCGAGCTTTATGTGTTCAAATGGACATCCCTCCTTATACCTCCCACCACTGTCCTTATTGTAAATTTGGTCGGAATTGTGGCTGGTGTATCATATGCTATCAACAGTGGATATCAGTCATGGGGTCCCCTTTTCGGGAAATTATTCTTTGCTATCTGGGTCATTGTCCACTTGTATCCTTTCCTGAAGGGTTTGTTAGGCCGGCAAAACCGCACGCCTACAATCGTCATCGTTTGGTCTATTCTACTTGCATCAATTTTCTCTCTGCTTTGGGTGCGAATCGACCCCTTCACATCTGAGGCTACAAAGAAAGCTGCACAAGGTCAGTGTGGTATCAACTGTTGA
- the LOC140871686 gene encoding adenine nucleotide transporter BT1, chloroplastic/mitochondrial has product MMGRIEKMQALEVRKNGCLFNSDLGLQWNLQDCNFYPGGGLFASVGQMGNNENGGFKLPYADLFVKYVSLPEGFKILGVQEEEKGVTNKKKNGVGLRLKIKNPSLRRLLSGGMAGAISRTAVAPLETIRTHLMVGSNGHSTSEVFHNIMEADGWTGLFKGNFVNVIRVAPSKAIELFVYDTVNKNLSSRPGEQFKLPVPASLVAGACAGVSSTLLTYPLELVKTRLTIQRGVYNGLLDAFVKILQEGGPGELYRGLAPSVIGVIPYSAANYCAYDTLRKAYRKIFKQEKIGNIETLLIGSVAGAISSSATFPLEVVRKHMQVGAVSGRQVYRNVLHALASILEREGIQGLYKGLGPSCLKLVPAAGISFMCYEACKRILVEKEEDA; this is encoded by the exons ATGATGGGTAGGATAGAAAAAATGCAAGCTTTGGAGGTAAGGAAAAATGGGTGTCTGTTTAATTCTGATTTGGGTCTCCAGTGGAATCTCCAAGATTGCAACTTTTACCCTGGTGGCGGTCTCTTTGCTTCTGTGGGGCAAATGGGAAACAACGAAAACGGGGGTTTCAAATTACCGTATGCAGATTTATTTGTGAAGTATGTTTCGTTGCCCGAGGGGTTTAAGATCTTAGGTGTGCAGGAGGAGGAAAAGGGGGTGACGAACAAGAAGAAAAATGGAGTTGGGCTCAGACTTAAAATTAAGAATCCCTCGTTGAGAAGATTATTGAGCGGTGGAATGGCTGGGGCGATATCGAGGACTGCGGTGGCTCCACTCGAGACTATTAGGACTCACTTGATGGTGGGCAGTAATGGGCATTCAACTTCTGAGGTGTTTCACAATATTATGGAAGCAGATGGATGGACTGGATTATTTAAGGGTAATTTCGTTAATGTGATTCGAGTTGCACCTAGCAAGGCCATTGAG TTATTTGTTTATGACACTGTCAACAAGAATTTATCTTCAAGACCTGGAGAACAATTCAAATTGCCTGTTCCCGCTTCATTAGTGGCAGGAGCCTGTGCTGGAGTAAGCTCAACTCTGCTAACTTATCCCCTTGAGTTAGTCAAGACACGATTGACCATTCAG AGAGGAGTTTATAATGGTCTGCTTGACGCTTTCGTTAAAATATTGCAAGAGGGTGGGCCTGGAGAGCTCTATAGAGGTCTTGCACCCAGTGTCATCGGAGTGATTCCATATTCTGCCGCCAACTACTGTGCATATGACACGTTACGGAAGGCCTATAGAAAGATTTTCAAACAGGAGAAGATTGGAAACATTGAAACACTGTTGATTGGATCAGTAGCTGGTGCTATATCAAGTAGTGCTACCTTCCCTCTTGAAGTGGTTCGTAAGCACATGCAGGTTGGTGCTGTCAGTGGGAGGCAAGTGTATAGGAATGTACTTCACGCTCTTGCCAGTATACTTGAACGAGAGGGAATTCAAGGTCTATACAAAGGGCTCGGCCCGAGCTGCTTGAAGTTGGTGCCTGCAGCTGGGATATCTTTCATGTGTTATGAAGCGTGCAAGAGAATTTTGGTAGAAAAAGAAGAGGACGCGTAG